One genomic window of Geoanaerobacter pelophilus includes the following:
- a CDS encoding NAD(P)/FAD-dependent oxidoreductase — MPCLLRNLLVPLGTDESRITSLIATRLGISSGEILDWGLLRKGIDARRKGRITFVLTVRLTVADEEALLRRHAADSDFSIIPEDAAPEFRQISSSERIVIVGTGPAGLFAALRLADHGLSATLLERGKPVSERLQDVQAFWGKGQLDPESNVQFGEGGAGTFSDGKLTTRVRDANIDYVLQRLVAFGAPSEIKYLAKPHIGTDRLRSVVSNVRGFLESAGCLVRFGACMTDLVISGGQLRSVVINGSDELSCDALVLAPGNSARDTYQMLERQGVLLEAKPFAVGLRVEHPQELINRIQYGLPSHPQLPPADYALAFNDPATGRSAYSFCMCPGGVVVAGASETGGVVTNGMSNHLRNSPWANSALVVTVNKGDFPGESPLSGMLFQRELERKAFAVGGGYLAPAQNLMAFIGKASGGSARSSYRPGVVEADLAAMLPGYVTDTLKNGIHSFERRMRGFMTSDATLVGVETRTSAPVRIVRGPDQQSVALKGLYPAGEGAGYAGGIMSAALDGIRVADAIIARLAI, encoded by the coding sequence ATGCCGTGCCTGCTTCGTAATCTCCTAGTCCCGCTCGGAACTGATGAATCCCGGATAACATCGCTTATTGCCACGCGTCTCGGCATATCCTCCGGGGAAATCCTCGACTGGGGACTGCTGCGGAAAGGGATTGATGCGCGCCGCAAGGGGCGAATCACATTTGTGTTGACCGTGCGCTTGACCGTTGCCGATGAAGAGGCGCTACTCCGTCGTCATGCCGCTGACAGCGATTTCTCCATTATCCCGGAGGATGCCGCGCCGGAGTTTCGGCAGATTTCGTCAAGCGAGCGGATTGTGATCGTCGGTACCGGCCCGGCGGGGCTGTTTGCCGCCCTCCGTCTGGCTGATCACGGCCTTAGCGCAACGCTGCTCGAACGGGGCAAGCCGGTTAGCGAGCGGTTGCAGGATGTCCAGGCGTTTTGGGGCAAGGGGCAGCTTGATCCGGAGAGCAATGTCCAGTTCGGAGAGGGGGGGGCCGGCACCTTTTCCGACGGCAAGCTGACCACCCGGGTTCGCGACGCCAATATCGATTATGTGCTGCAACGGCTGGTGGCGTTTGGTGCGCCCTCAGAGATCAAGTACCTGGCAAAGCCGCATATCGGCACTGACCGGCTGCGGAGCGTGGTCAGCAATGTCAGGGGCTTCCTGGAGAGTGCCGGGTGTCTGGTGCGCTTCGGGGCATGCATGACCGACCTGGTTATTTCCGGCGGGCAGCTGCGCAGCGTAGTTATTAATGGCAGCGATGAGCTCTCCTGCGACGCCCTCGTTCTTGCTCCGGGTAACAGCGCTCGCGATACCTACCAGATGCTTGAGCGGCAGGGGGTGCTGCTGGAGGCCAAACCGTTTGCCGTGGGGTTACGCGTGGAGCATCCGCAAGAGCTGATCAACAGGATCCAGTACGGACTCCCTTCCCACCCGCAACTGCCGCCGGCAGACTATGCCCTTGCCTTTAACGACCCAGCTACCGGGCGGTCTGCCTATTCTTTCTGCATGTGTCCCGGGGGGGTGGTGGTTGCCGGGGCCTCCGAGACCGGCGGTGTGGTGACCAACGGCATGAGCAATCATCTGCGCAATTCCCCTTGGGCCAACAGCGCCCTGGTGGTAACGGTCAACAAGGGGGACTTCCCCGGAGAATCGCCTCTTAGCGGGATGCTGTTTCAGCGGGAGCTTGAACGGAAGGCCTTTGCCGTCGGTGGTGGTTATCTGGCGCCGGCCCAGAACCTCATGGCCTTTATAGGGAAGGCTTCCGGAGGTTCTGCCCGCAGCAGTTACCGCCCCGGAGTAGTCGAAGCCGATCTTGCAGCCATGCTTCCCGGCTATGTGACCGATACCCTGAAAAATGGCATCCATAGCTTTGAACGGAGGATGCGCGGTTTCATGACCTCTGATGCAACCCTGGTCGGGGTGGAGACCCGCACCTCGGCGCCGGTGAGGATTGTCAGGGGGCCGGATCAGCAGTCAGTGGCACTCAAAGGTCTTTATCCTGCCGGGGAAGGGGCTGGTTACGCCGGCGGCATCATGAGTGCCGCCCTGGACGGAATCCGGGTGGCGGATGCGATTATCGCGCGGCTTGCAATCTGA
- a CDS encoding response regulator, whose amino-acid sequence MSDWPRAKVLLIDDDPIFLRNLGYSFEDMGFEVVTASDGVQGLKAYLDHRPAVVITDLIMPRMGGVSTCMEIARRGLDPQPIIILMTSMFHGAPHEHDIPEMGAKVHIPKSTPPLDVVIIVEQLLERSHSSDSRS is encoded by the coding sequence ATGAGTGATTGGCCCCGCGCAAAAGTGCTTTTGATCGATGACGACCCGATATTTCTCCGTAACCTCGGCTACAGTTTCGAGGATATGGGGTTTGAGGTGGTAACCGCTTCTGACGGAGTCCAGGGGTTGAAGGCCTATCTCGATCATCGCCCCGCTGTGGTCATTACCGACCTGATCATGCCTCGCATGGGCGGAGTCAGCACCTGCATGGAGATCGCCCGGCGCGGCCTTGATCCCCAGCCGATCATTATTCTCATGACCTCGATGTTTCATGGTGCTCCCCACGAACACGACATCCCGGAAATGGGCGCCAAGGTCCACATCCCGAAATCCACCCCGCCACTCGATGTGGTCATCATCGTGGAACAGCTTCTGGAGCGGTCCCACTCTTCTGATTCCCGATCCTGA
- a CDS encoding hybrid sensor histidine kinase/response regulator, which yields MKTKVSPKNQNILIIDDEKVILDLTSIILRNRGYTVFTAGDAADGFDIIENSHPELVLLDYMMPGIDGLTALKIIRERYPDTYVIMFTGKGSEEIAVELMKAGAYDYILKPFNNQDLADRIEHVLRIREVEISNKALMKERERLLGEIELWNRQLEIRVQEKTEALQKVQAENVQAEKLASLGYLSAGVAHEIRNPLNSITLFVQLIKTGVDDPELCGYIDKILKEVDRIDTIVRKLLDASKRPRFELKEVMIDQLIDQTLEAFRPQIDQNRIVVERDFRNIPPAIQADPTELEQIFINLFLNSIHEMPKDGRLKIQLEHDGKEIVIRVSDTGGGIPKENLANIFDPFFTTKNKGSGLGLSVVLRIVKTYGGKIGVEKSDKTGTTFCIVLPLQAAA from the coding sequence ATGAAGACCAAAGTTTCTCCAAAAAATCAAAACATCCTGATCATCGATGACGAGAAGGTCATCCTTGACCTGACTTCGATCATCCTGAGGAACCGTGGTTATACGGTTTTTACTGCAGGTGATGCTGCCGACGGCTTCGATATCATCGAGAACAGCCATCCGGAACTGGTGCTGCTCGATTACATGATGCCGGGGATTGACGGCCTTACTGCCCTCAAGATCATCAGGGAGCGGTATCCCGACACCTATGTCATCATGTTCACCGGCAAGGGGAGTGAGGAGATCGCCGTTGAGCTGATGAAGGCAGGCGCTTACGACTATATCCTCAAGCCGTTCAACAATCAGGACCTGGCCGACCGGATCGAGCATGTTCTCCGCATCCGCGAGGTGGAGATCAGCAACAAGGCGCTGATGAAGGAACGGGAGCGGCTGCTGGGAGAGATCGAACTCTGGAACCGGCAGCTGGAGATCAGGGTCCAGGAGAAGACCGAGGCGCTGCAAAAGGTGCAGGCGGAAAACGTCCAGGCCGAGAAGCTCGCTTCCCTCGGCTATCTCTCGGCCGGGGTTGCCCATGAGATCAGGAATCCCCTAAATTCAATCACGCTGTTTGTTCAGCTGATCAAAACCGGGGTCGATGATCCGGAGCTGTGCGGATATATCGACAAGATCCTCAAGGAGGTTGACCGGATCGACACCATTGTCCGGAAACTGCTCGACGCCTCGAAACGTCCGCGTTTCGAGCTGAAGGAGGTCATGATCGACCAGTTGATCGATCAGACTCTGGAGGCTTTTCGCCCCCAGATCGACCAGAACCGGATCGTGGTCGAGCGCGATTTTCGCAATATTCCGCCGGCAATACAGGCAGATCCTACGGAGCTTGAGCAGATCTTCATCAACCTCTTTCTCAATTCCATTCACGAAATGCCAAAGGATGGCCGGCTGAAGATCCAGCTCGAACACGATGGCAAAGAGATCGTGATCAGGGTCAGCGATACCGGCGGCGGCATCCCCAAGGAAAACCTTGCCAATATCTTTGATCCGTTCTTTACTACCAAAAACAAGGGGAGCGGTCTGGGGCTGTCGGTGGTGCTCAGGATCGTCAAGACCTATGGTGGCAAGATCGGCGTAGAGAAAAGCGACAAAACCGGAACCACATTTTGCATTGTACTTCCTCTCCAGGCGGCAGCATGA